Part of the Pseudarthrobacter sp. NBSH8 genome is shown below.
TGACCTGGTGCGCCTGACGGCCGGGCGGCCCGCACACCCTTGCGTCTGGATGGATGAGATGCTCGCCGCGGGCGCGCACAAAGCAATGCGCGGGCGCGGCGGCGTGCGGTGCCGGGTAATTTCCGACGGCGTCCTGCACCGCGGGCCGGCGGTGCTGGTCAGCCCCGTGCCGCTCGAGCCCAGGCGCGCCGGCGAGGCCACGGTTTTGCGGGCGTCGCGGCTGCCCTAGCTTAACGGCACCCTGGTGAGAGAGTGGGCCGCCTGCAGGTCAGACGTGCTGATCCACGAGCACCGGATTACCGTCGGGATCCACAACGATGAAACTGCCCGGCCCGGTTGTAGCTTCATCGGCCTCAGAAACGAACTCCGCGCCCTGTGCCTTGAGTTCCCGCTGGAGGTCGCGCACATCAGTGAAGGAATCCAGTGCTTCCGCGTTCTGGCTCCAGCCCGGGTTGAACGTCAGCATATTCTTCTCAAACATCCCCTGGAAGAGGCCAATGACGGTCTCGCCGTTCTTGAGGATCAGCCAGTTCTGCGTGATGTCGCCGCCAAAACTCGTGAAGCCGAGTTTCTCGTAGAACGCAGCCGACGCCGCGATGTCCTTAACGGTGAGGCTGATCGAAGAGGCGCCGAGCTGCATGGGTAACTCCACTCATAGTGGGACGGATGCTCCGATGATACCGACAGGCGCACGCGGACGACGGCGGGCGGTCCCGCCGTCGTCCGCGTACGTTAAGCAGCGCTCCCCCGCATTATTTCTCCTCTGTGGGTCCTTCGCCCTCGGTGGTCAGTGGACCCGCCTCCTCGGACTCAGGCACCGCATCGTGGTGCGGATCTTCTCTGTGGCGGGCTTGCTCGAGGTGCTGCTCTAATTTTTCCTCCGACTGCCGGCGGCGTTGACCTACGGTCCGCATTTGTTGCGTTGTCGGCGCGGCGTGGGCGTGCTGGTGCGGGCCGTGCTCCTGCGGGCCGTCAGCGATTTTTTCACTCATACTGAAATCGTCCCACCGCGAGTCAGTGTCGGGAAGACGCCACTTCATGTCCAACCCAACGACATGTCCAACCGAATGACGGCGGGAGGTCCCGCCTGCGTCCGCTTGTCACTGGCGCACCGCGGATTGCCGGGCTCCGGGGTTGCGATCACCGGCGGCAGAACCCGGAGGCAGACTGAGGCCAGCACTGCGCAGGGTGCAGGCGAACGCTGGTCATGGGCACCCCGTCAGGCGGTGGAGTGGAGGAGCCGTTCCACCCCGTCCTCTCCCAGAGACAGCCCGGTGTGAACAAAATCCGGATCGCCGCTACCTTCACGCCGCGCTGGGAGCTGGCGCCCGTTCCCGCACGCTCCCGGGTTTGGTTCCGTAGGCCAATGTGGCGGTTCCCAGTCCTGGTGTTCACTCTTGTAGTGCCGGCCAGTGGGTGATATCCAGCCAGGCGGTTCGTTCTTGGTGCCTGGCGTGGGTTTCCAGGCGCTCGTGTGTCTCAAGCGGTGATGTTTGGGGCAGGGCTGACCCAAATTCGACACGCCGGTGGTTCCGCCCTTGGCCCAGGCAAGGAGGTGATCTGCTTCGTTGTCCAGTGAATGGTTGGAACATCCAGGGAAGGGGCACTTGCCGTCACGTAGCCGGAGCCAGTTCCGCATGGCCTTGGTGGGACGGTAGTTGGCGCGGCCGATCTCGAGTGGCGCCCCGTCGCGCGGGTCAACAAGGACCCGGTAGAACGAATCGGCCCCGTTCGCCACGAGGGCCCTGGCCATCGACGCCGGGATAGGACCGTAGCCGTCAAGCATCGCCGGTTCCTCGGTGGCGCCGAGCAGGGAAAACACAGGGACCGTCACGAGGACGTGAGCCCGCGGTGGCGGAACCTGCCCGGGTTCATGTCCTGCCGGGTTCCCGCTGCCGAGGATGGCCGCGGCGAAGACGTCGGCCCGGAGTTGCGTGAGGGTGCGGGGCTCGTCCGGCCCCTGCAAACCCCGGGCGATCGCAGTGCTCCGGTTCCAGATCCCGGCCGCCTGGTCCGCGGGGAGGTAGGCCGAGAGCCAGGCCATCCCGTCCTGATCCGGGGCGTACTCGACCCGACGGTCCAGGACACCCTTTGCGTGCCGCTTCTCGATACTCTCCGTATGGTGGCGTTCGCGCCAGGTACGGGCCCTGTGACGGAACCGGGACGCTGGCATTTCCCCTGCGGGACAACCAGCGGCCGCGTTCGGCGCATCCGGGTCCAGAAAGTGGGCTTCCAAGGCCGCGGCACCGGCCGGGTCAAGGGTTGCGGCTTCATCCACCATGGCCCGCGCGTGCTGCCACGAAATATTGCCCGCCTGCAGCGCGGACAGGGTCAGCGGCAAAGCAGTAGTGAGCATTTGTGACTGGTACAGCAACGCACCCGCAGCCCGGTCGCCGATGGTCAGCGCGCACGCGACCTCCGCGGTCACCGCCATCTCCTGCGCCTGCACCGGCGCACCCGGCGAAGCGACAGCTTGGACGGTGTCCGCATATTTCACAGCGGCCCGGGCCTTCAGGGCAGCCATCCGCGCCTCCACTCCCGCGGCGCCGGAGAGGACGTCCAGGCACCTATCGCCCAATCCACCCAAAAGTTCAGCCTCCGATGACACTTCAGAACCAGACCCGCCAGCCCCGTTCAGGACGGAATTCAGCACAGCAATGGCGGCAATGATGTCCGCATATGCCTTCACCACCGCCGCGTTTCCCATGTCTCCATCATCTAGTGAGGGTCTGACATTTAAGCGAGAACGGATTTGGGGCGTGTGGCCAAAATGGGAGCCGGTCCTTGGCGATCGATGCAACCGCCCGGACCATTTCTCTGTTGTGAAACCATCGTCCCCGCCGGCCCTGGCCTCCCCGGACTGAGATACGAGTCGTGTCGGGATGGCGCCACGAACGACGGCGCGAGGCCCCGCCGTCGCACGACACGTGGAAGTATTCAGGTATGACTACCGATAATGATGCTGCCAACACTCCGGCGCCAATGGACTCACACGGCACCGACGCCTCGACCGAAGCCAGCCGCGGTTGGGACCACGTCGGCGCCATCATTGTCGATTCCACGCTCCAGCGCCGGCAGAACTACAACGAAACCGTCAAGCCTCGCGTCGAAGCCCTGGTCGCGGAATGGCCGGATGCCGCCACGACGAGCGGGTTCCGGCAGCACCTGAATACGGGGAAGCTCTCGGAAGTCATCGACTGGCCGTCGCCTGGCCGCCTGGCCCAAGTAGAGGACATCACGCGCGTGTTCGAGCGTCTCGGCATCGAAACGGTAGCGGAACTCCGCGGCGCGCTCAGTGATCAGACCAAGGGTGCCGTCCTTCGGGAAGCCTTAGCGGAGGTGCGGCACGTCAGTCCCAAAACGCTGGATTACATTGGCACGCTGAGCGGGATCTCAACGGCTGCGCCCGAGTAGAAGCCCCCTGCACCTCCCGGCGAACTGAAGCCTGTGAACGCGAGGAACAGCCTGGTTGGCAAGCGGTGGACCCGAATCCATTGAGTTCTGAGATTGGTGCGTTACGGTGAGCAGCACCATCAGTTTTTCAAGGGGGAAAAATGGAGTTTCCAGAAAAGCTCTCGGCTTTGGCAGCAAAGGTGCGCCAGCAGCGAGAAGTAATCCAGAGCGAAGAGGCAACAAAGAACGCGTTTGTGATGCCCTTCATTTCAACGATTCTTGGCTATGACGTCTTCAATCCAATGGAAGTGGTGCCGGAGTTCACCGCCGATGTCGGCCTGAAAAAGGGCGAGAAGATCGATTACGCGATCGTCAAAGACGGCGAAGTCCAGATCCTCATCGAGTGCAAGAAGTCCACCGAGCCGGTGAAAATCGAGCACGCGTCACAGCTCTTCCGCTACTTCGCCGTGACGAACGCGCGCATTGCGATCCTTACCAATGGCGAGGTGTACCAATTCTTCACGGATCTCGATGCTCCGAACCGGATGGACGCGAAGCCCTTCCTGGTCCTGGACCTCACTGATATCGATGAGTCCCTGATCCCGGAGCTGCAGAAGCTGTCCAAGGACGTCTTTGACCTCGACTCGATCATCAATGCCGCCGGTGAACTGAAGTACATCGGCGAGTTGAAACGGACATTGGCGGCGCAGTTCAAGGAACCGGAGGACGAATGGATCAAGTTCCTCACCGGCCGCGTCTACCCCGGCGCGTACACGCAGAAAGTGCGTGAGCAGTTCACGGCGCTAGTGACCAAAGCGTCCAAGCAGTTCCTCAACGACCAGGTGAACGAGCGTCTGAAGAAAGCCCTCGGCGCCCCGGGCTTCCCGCAGGCTGAGGACGCGGCCGCAAGTGTCACGAGCGCGCCGGTGGCGGAAGCCGACCTGGCAAACGCTGACTCCCTGGAGACCACCCTTGAGGAGATCGAAGGCTACCAGATCGTCCGCGCCATCGTCTGCAGCGAGGTCAAGCCCGCCCGCGTGGTCCAGCGCGATGCCAAGTCCTACTTCGCCGTGCTGCTGGACGATAACAACCGCAAACCGATCGCACGCCTGCACTTCAACCGGACGCAGAAATACATCGGGATCTTCGACGACAACAAGGAAGAAACGCGCGTCCCTATTTCCTCCCTCGAGGAGATCTACGAACACACCGAAGCCCTCCGCGCCAGCGTAAAGAGTTACCTCAGCGCGTCTCCCTCAATCAACTGAGCGGCCACGCGAGGCTTCGTGAAACTGGACAGGCGGACGACGGCGGGAAGTGCCGCCGTCGTCCGCTTGCGTTTGGTGCCGTTCCCTATGTAATGCCGCGCCGTTCGAGGTCAGGCCGCCAGTGGCACGTCGAAAAGCTGCTCGGCAAGCCGGATGAGGTGCCGGGGAGCGTCTGATTCATCCCCGCGGCGTCCGTTCCCGAGGAACACCGCCGTGCCGTTGAGGGTGTCGTCGAGAAAGACGCCCGCTTCGCGGATGAGCACTTCGGCCCGCGCGTTCTGGGGGAGGCGGGGCCCCGCGTCGTTCAAGTAGACATGCCAGTCTCTGCTGGTGATGGATTCGACGTTTCCTGCAACCAGTTTTTGCAGTGCCGCCATGACCGTGTCCACGGTTTCGATGCGCACCGGTTGAGTGAGGTGCGCCGGGACGATCAGGGCGTTGTATGTGGTGTTCATGGTCTTGTCCTTGCGACTGAAACGATGTTCTCAGCTGCGGCCTCAGGCCGGCAAAAAGTGGTGGCGGGCAGCCGAACGGGGCTAGGAGTCTCGCATCCGGCTGCCCGAGTTTATTAGCGCTGGTTTTTGCGCGGCTTTGCGAACAGAGTTTCACTGGTTTCGTTTTTAGCTTTTTTGTCGGCTCTTTTTTCGAGAATAGACTTTCCCGGCTTTTTGGCACTGACGCTCTTGGGCGATTTTCCTGACATTGGAATTACACCTTTCTTTGTTTGTATCTACCAGATACCATACACACTTATATTTTTTATGCTAGTTTCCCGAAAAAAGCACCACAAGGCGGTGAGAGAGGACTCCCTCGGGGCATACGCGCCGGCAGCGGGGCCCCGCAGGCGCGCTTTGCTGCCCCCACTGGCTGCCGTCGCGGCTTTTCGGATTTCCGGATTAAAAACTCCGTTAGGAAATGTAGATTTGCCCATCTGGCCGGGCGTCGACCTCTTGAGTTGACCGTCCAGAGTTTCGCTCCATAAATGCGTAGAGCACTCGCATGCTGATCAGGATATTTCGTGCTGCTATTCAGAACATTAATTCCCGGATGCGAAATTTCACCCCGCACAAGTGCGCATCCGTCGGCCGGCAGGGTTTTGTTACGAGGCCTACGCGGCACCCGCCAACCGCACCCTGCGGAGGGGTGAGTGGATTCGGATGCGGCCACCGTCTTGCGTGAGTTTTATTTCAGGGTCCGCGAGCACACCGGAATGCCCATGTCGACAGTGCAGCGTCTGGTCACGAACCTGACCTCCCAGGGATTCCTTGACCGCGAGGACGACTCCTACCGCATCGGACTGAGGATGGCCTTCTGGGCGGCCCCGGCGACCCGTGGAATGGAAGTTGTGGACGTCCTGAGCCCCTTGCTCAAGACCTTGCGGGACACCCCGGGTGAGACCTCGCGTTTCTTCAAATCGGAACAGCATAGCCGCGGGTGTGTGGCCATGCCGGTAACTAACCGTGTGCTTCGCCGCGAGATGCAGCTGGGCAAGATTGCCCCGCTTTATGCAGGTTCGGCCGGGCTGGACAATACGAGTGGCGTGGCGCAGCCGGAACGGTCGCCAGTTGGCGCCGATACTGCCAAACTGAGCCAATGAATGACGCCCTCTCACCCTCCCGCAGGCCAGGCATCCGGGCTGCGATGTTTGTTGATTTCGACAATGTCTTCACCGGCCTGCAGGCGCTGGATCCACTGGCGGCGAAGCGCTTTGCCGAAGACCCGAAGCACTGGGCAGACGCGTTGTCAGCAGGCGGTTCCGGGGAGGACGCCCGCAGGTTCCTGATCCGCAACTGCTACCTGAATCCGGTGGTGTACTCGAAATACAGAACATACTGGACCCGCGCCGGCTTCCGCGTGATCGACTGTCCGTCGCTGA
Proteins encoded:
- a CDS encoding VOC family protein, yielding MQLGASSISLTVKDIAASAAFYEKLGFTSFGGDITQNWLILKNGETVIGLFQGMFEKNMLTFNPGWSQNAEALDSFTDVRDLQRELKAQGAEFVSEADEATTGPGSFIVVDPDGNPVLVDQHV
- a CDS encoding HNH endonuclease signature motif containing protein, which codes for MGNAAVVKAYADIIAAIAVLNSVLNGAGGSGSEVSSEAELLGGLGDRCLDVLSGAAGVEARMAALKARAAVKYADTVQAVASPGAPVQAQEMAVTAEVACALTIGDRAAGALLYQSQMLTTALPLTLSALQAGNISWQHARAMVDEAATLDPAGAAALEAHFLDPDAPNAAAGCPAGEMPASRFRHRARTWRERHHTESIEKRHAKGVLDRRVEYAPDQDGMAWLSAYLPADQAAGIWNRSTAIARGLQGPDEPRTLTQLRADVFAAAILGSGNPAGHEPGQVPPPRAHVLVTVPVFSLLGATEEPAMLDGYGPIPASMARALVANGADSFYRVLVDPRDGAPLEIGRANYRPTKAMRNWLRLRDGKCPFPGCSNHSLDNEADHLLAWAKGGTTGVSNLGQPCPKHHRLRHTSAWKPTPGTKNEPPGWISPTGRHYKSEHQDWEPPHWPTEPNPGACGNGRQLPARREGSGDPDFVHTGLSLGEDGVERLLHSTA
- a CDS encoding type I restriction endonuclease — translated: MEFPEKLSALAAKVRQQREVIQSEEATKNAFVMPFISTILGYDVFNPMEVVPEFTADVGLKKGEKIDYAIVKDGEVQILIECKKSTEPVKIEHASQLFRYFAVTNARIAILTNGEVYQFFTDLDAPNRMDAKPFLVLDLTDIDESLIPELQKLSKDVFDLDSIINAAGELKYIGELKRTLAAQFKEPEDEWIKFLTGRVYPGAYTQKVREQFTALVTKASKQFLNDQVNERLKKALGAPGFPQAEDAAASVTSAPVAEADLANADSLETTLEEIEGYQIVRAIVCSEVKPARVVQRDAKSYFAVLLDDNNRKPIARLHFNRTQKYIGIFDDNKEETRVPISSLEEIYEHTEALRASVKSYLSASPSIN